A section of the Oryza sativa Japonica Group chromosome 1, ASM3414082v1 genome encodes:
- the LOC4324843 gene encoding protein trichome berefringence-like 7, which produces MVTGSFSRSTSARLTARGGVGSPRVSAAAAAHRKWWWWAPSGPSFECAALAFFLSSVALVLACALYLYLFRYQGRGHAVAEFAGDNLESCDVFDGSWVPDRRYPLYNSSDCPFVERGFNCLANGRKDTGYLKWRWKPRGCDLPRFSARDVLERLRGKRVVFVGDSMSRTQWESFICMLMAGVENPKTVYEVNGNQISKTIRFLGVRFASFNLNVEFFRSVFLVQQSPAPRSSPKRVRAILKLDKMDNISRKWENADVLIFNSGHWWTPSKLFDMGCYFEAGGLLKLGTSINSAFKMALETWASWVKEKVDLKRTHVFFRTYEPSHWSGSNQKVCEVTEFPTAEAKGDDRSEFGDILAGVVVNMSVPATILNVTLMGAFRSDAHIGIWSHPSTILDCSHWCLPGVPDAWNELVISHLLTNGWRNLAG; this is translated from the exons aTGGTGACCGGGAGCTTTAGCAGGAGCACGTCGGCGCGGCTCACAGCGAGGGGCGGCGTCGGGAGCCCGcgggtgtcggcggcggcggccgcgcaccgcaagtggtggtggtgggcgccCTCGGGGCCGTCGTTCGAGTGCGCTGCCTTGGCCTTCTTCCTTTCCTCCGTCGCGCTCGTGCTCGCCTGCGCGCTGTATCTGTATCTCTTCCGGTACCAGGGCCGCGGCCATGCGGTCGCCGAGTTCGCCGGCGACAACCTAGAGTCCTGCGACGTGTTCGACGGAAGCTGGGTGCCGGACAGGAGGTACCCTTTGTACAATAGCTCCGATTGCCCGTTTGTGGAGAGGGGATTCAATTGCCTGGCAAATGGGAGGAAGGACACCGGCTACCTGAAATGGCGGTGGAAGCCAAGGGGATGCGACTTGCCGCGGTTCAGTGCCAGGGATGTGTTGGAACGGCTGAGGGGGAAGAGGGTTGTGTTTGTGGGGGACTCCATGAGCCGGACACAGTGGGAATCTTTCATCTGCATGCTCATGGCAGGGGTGGAGAATCCCAAGACTGTTTATGAGGTTAATGGCAATCAGATCTCAAAGACTATCCGGTTTTTAGGAGTGAGATTTGCGTCATTCAACCTGAATGTAGAGTTCTTCCGGTCGGTGTTTCTTGTACAACAGAGCCCTGCACCTCGCAGTAGCCCAAAAAGGGTCCGAGCAATTCTCAAGCTTGATAAGATGGATAATATCAGCCGGAAATGGGAGAATGCTGATGTGCTTATTTTCAACTCAGGGCATTGGTGGACTCCCAGCAAATTATTTGATAT GGGCTGCTATTTTGAGGCTGGAGGTTTGCTTAAACTAGGTACATCCATTAATTCTGCTTTCAAAATGGCACTTGAAACATGGGCTTCATGGGTGAAGGAAAAGGTGGATTTAAAACGAACACATGTCTTTTTCCGCACGTATGAGCCATCTCATTGGAG TGGTTCAAATCAAAAGGTATGTGAAGTAACAGAATTTCCTACAGCTGAGGCCAAAGGAGATGACAGAAGTGAATTTGGAGATATACTCGCTGGGGTTGTGGTGAACATGAGCGTTCCTGCAACTATCTTGAATGTGACTTTGATGGGGGCCTTCAGAAGTGATGCTCATATCGGTATATGGAGTCATCCTTCAACCATACTTGATTGCAGTCATTGGTGCCTTCCTGGAGTCCCAGATGCTTGGAATGAACTAGTAATTTCCCACCTTTTGACAAATG GTTGGCGAAATTTGGCTGGCTGA
- the LOC4324842 gene encoding probable pectinesterase/pectinesterase inhibitor 51, whose product MSPPPLRLLLFLLLLHLPSSLSSRHHHHAPSPSKPAPASYAAPLAVLLACNATRFQPACVSTLSNASADASTPDLLAATLSALRARIPPAVSTARSVLAASSNVNLTNAATNCLTFLSFSTHRLSPPPSTSSPSLLSASTALLHLYDCWSAYKYVNFSRTISDAMAYLDDTIAVNSNYISMLAALQRYGDDTFRWAPPQTERDGYWPPAAAGSAADEDALGVPKGLPPNVTVCGAGCHYKTVGEAVAAAPDYGDEMFVVHVKEGVYKETVNVPLEKTNVVVVGDGMGKTVITGDLNADTPGVSTFNTATVGVLADGFMARDLTISNTAGPDAHQAVAFRSTGDRTVLDTVELLGHQDTLYAHAMRQFYTRCRVSGTVDFVFGNSATVLRDTALIVLPRQLRPEKGENDAVTAQGRTDPAQPTGIVLRGCVVNGSDDYMALYREKPDVHHVYLGRPWKEYSRTVYVGCTLSEIVQPRGWMAWNGDFALKTLYYGEYESAGPGGDGASGSRIGWSSQVPRDHVDVYSVASFIQGDKWIPKIH is encoded by the exons atgtcgccgccgccgcttcgcctcctcctcttcctcctcctgctccacctcccctcctccctctcctcgcgccaccaccaccacgccccGTCGCCGTCCAAGCCGGCGCCGGCCTCCTACgcggcgccgctcgccgtcctcctcgcttGCAACGCCACGCGGTTCCAGCCCGCCTGCGTCTCCACGCTCTCCAACGCCTCCGCCGACGCGTCCACTCcggacctcctcgccgccacgctCTCCGCGCTCAGGGCCCGCATCCCGCCGGCCGTCTCCACGGCGCGGtccgtcctcgccgcctcctccaacgTCAACCTCACCAACGccgccaccaactgcctcacgttcctctccttctccacccaccgcctctcgccgccgccctcgacgtcgtcgccgtcgctcctctccgcctccaccgcgctCCTCCACCTCTACGACTGCTGGTCCGCCTACAAGTACGTCAACTTCTCCCGCACCATCTCCGACGCCATGGCCTACCTCGACGACACCATCGCCGTCAACAGCAACTACATCTCCATGCTCGCCGCGCTGCAGCGCTACGGCGACGACACCTTCCGGTGGGCCCCGCCGCAGACCGAGCGCGACGGCTACTggccgcccgcggcggcggggtccgccgccgacgaggacgcgCTCGGCGTGCCCAAGGGGCTCCCCCCCAACGTGACGGTGTGCGGCGCGGGGTGCCACTACAAGACggtgggggaggcggtggcggcggcgccggactaCGGCGACGAGATGTTCGTGGTGCACGTGAAGGAGGGGGTGTACAAGGAGACGGTGAACGTGCCGTTGGAGAAGACGAACGTGGTGGTCGTCGGGGACGGCATGGGGAAGACGGTCATCACCGGCGACCTCAACGCCGACACGCCGGGCGTCTCCACGTTCAACACGGCCACCGTAG GCGTGCTCGCGGACGGCTTCATGGCGCGCGACCTGACGATCTCCAACACGGCCGGGCCCGACGCGCACCAGGCGGTGGCGTTCCGGTCGACGGGCGACCGCACGGTGCTGGACACGGTGGAGCTCCTGGGCCACCAGGACACGCTGTACGCGCACGCCATGCGGCAGTTCTACACCCGGTGCCGCGTCTCTGGCACCGTCGACTTCGTCTTCGGCAACTCGGCCACCGTCCTCCGCGACACCGCCCTCATCGTCCTCCCGAGGCAGCTCCGCCCGGAGAAGGGCGAGAACGACGCCGTCACCGCGCAGGGGCGCACCGACCCGGCGCAGCCCACGGGGATCGTGCTCCGCGGCTGCGTCGTCAACGGCAGCGACGACTACATGGCGCTGTACAGGGAGAAGCCCGACGTGCACCACGTCTACCTGGGCCGGCCCTGGAAGGAGTACTCGCGCACGGTGTACGTCGGCTGCACGCTCTCCGAGATCGTGCAGCCGCGCGGGTGGATGGCGTGGAACGGCGACTTCGCGCTCAAGACGCTCTACTACGGCGAGTACGAGAGCGCCggccccggcggcgacggcgccagcGGGAGCAGGATCGGGTGGAGCAGCCAGGTGCCCAGGGACCACGTCGACGTGTACAGCGTCGCCAGCTTCATACAGGGTGACAAGTGGATACCCAAAATACATTAG
- the LOC107278237 gene encoding sugar transport protein 12, producing the protein MAATAASSSSLPVVVVSPPLPLSLGADIVSAVIVIVGAASIPDTPNSFTLRGRLNEARDLLWRIRRAGAATADVDAELKDIVRVAEEDRRYESGALWRLLRCKYRPHLVMAVLIMVFNPATRVLIGASVTVAFLLLLAFFFIILPRGGTPPEVVSSSKEGGIRGRRDGGGVFQVESYGERCEHVAEEDGHDRRRFPRGYVDYLYLFDCVFGVERRVLGYGVMAAWLAVLFYLLGDTAAVYFCSSLKGLSWLLRLSRRSPA; encoded by the exons atggctgccaccgccgcctcctcaagCTCTTTGCCC GTGGTGGTTGTCTCGCCGCCACTTCCACTCTCACTCGGCGCCGACATCGTCTcggccgtcatcgtcatcgtggGCGCCGCGTCCATCCCGGACACGCCTAACAGCTTCACGCTGCGTGGGAGGCTCAACGAGGCCCGCGACTTGCTGTGGCGCATCCGCAGGGCCGGGGCGGCcaccgccgacgtcgacgccgaGCTCAAGGATATCGTCCGCGTTGCCGAGGAGGACCGGAGGTACGAGTCGGGCGCGTTGTGGCGGCTTCTTCGTTGCAAGTACCGGCCACACCTGGTGATGGCCGTGCTAATCATGGTGTTCAAC CCGGCGACAAGGGTGCTGATCGGTGCCAGCGTCACCGTGGCCTTCTTGCTCCTGCTcgccttcttcttcatcatcttgcCGCGCGGCGGCACACCGCCGGAGGTGGTATCGTCGTCCAAGGAGGGCGGGATCCGGGGGCgtcgcgatggcggcggcgtatTCCAGGTTGAGAGCTATGGGGAGAGGTGCGAGCACGTCGCCGAGGAGGATGGCCATGATCGCCGGCGATTCCCGCGTGGCTACGTCGACTACCTGTACCTGTTCGACTGCGTGTTCGGTGTGGAGCGGCGGGTTCTTGGCTACGGCGTGATGGCGGCTTGGCTCGCCGTGCTGTTCTACCTGCTCGGTGACACGGCGGCGGTGTACTTCTGCTccagcctcaagggcctctcgTGGCTGCTCCGCCTCTCCCGACGATCGCCGGCGTGA